Proteins encoded by one window of Arachis ipaensis cultivar K30076 chromosome B04, Araip1.1, whole genome shotgun sequence:
- the LOC107638191 gene encoding zinc finger protein ZAT12 — MMKREREVIESMTMANCLMLLSRGSDQFRATYSSSFSSNYNNNDDNNSNRVFECKTCNRQFPSFQALGGHRASHKKPRLNDDHGGNNKMEDQHQLEPQKPKTHECSICGLEFAIGQALGGHMRRHRATSNLNHHNGRLLLHNNNNNNNNNSSTMSSSSGGSTSLESKNNSKRVLVLDLNLTPFENDLEILKIGNCLY; from the coding sequence atgatgaagagagaaagagaagtgaTTGAAAGCATGACCATGGCAAATTGCTTGATGCTACTATCTAGAGGAAGTGATCAATTTAGGGCAACATATTCTTCAAGTTTTTCTTCTAATTATAACAACAACGACGACAACAACAGCAACAGAGTGTTCGAGTGCAAAACATGTAACAGACAATTCCCTTCATTTCAAGCACTTGGAGGGCATAGAGCTAGTCACAAGAAGCCAAGGTTGAATGATGATCATGGTGGCAATAACAAAATGGAAGATCAACATCAATTGGAACCTCAAAAGCCTAAGACTCATGAATGTTCCATTTGTGGGTTGGAATTTGCAATTGGTCAAGCATTAGGTGGACATATGAGGAGGCATAGAGCTACTTCAAATTTGAATCATCATAATGGAAGATTATTATtgcataataataacaataataataataataattcttctACTATGAGTAGTAGTAGTGGTGGTAGCACTAGCCTTGAGTCAAAGAATAATAGTAAGAGAGTTTTGGTTTTGGATTTGAATTTGACACCCTTTGAGAATGATTTGGAGATTTTGAAGATTGGAAATTGTTTGTATTGA